A window of Rosa rugosa chromosome 7, drRosRugo1.1, whole genome shotgun sequence genomic DNA:
TAAGCTCCTTTTAAACTTCTGTTTCTATTGAACTTGAAACTCACTAGATTTTGTATGCATAGTATACGGTAACCATGAACTGCAGTGTATGCTGCAAGTTGGAAATCCAATAACCTGACTTTGTGTAACTGCAGGTTCTTGGTGATGAAGAAAAACGTACCAAGTATGACAGAGGTGAAGATATTGAAGAGATGGGGATGGGTGGTGGGGGTGGTGGTTTTAACCCTTTCCATGGCGGCGGTGGACAGCAATATACTTTCACTTTCGAAGGTGGCTTTCCTGGCGGTGGTGGTGGATTTGATTTCCAGTTTTAATTTTCTTATCACTCAAGAATGGGTTCCTTCTGTCCAGATGCTTGAGCTAGCAGAGTGCTATAAATTGTGTCATTCTATGGGAGCCCCCGAGCCAATATGACTAACTGCTGACAGGTGGTGTTACATGGATTTTTATCCACCGGGAGTTACAACACTCGAGTCTGGAACTTGTATTAGTTTGTCAAACAAAATGAATTTGGGTCCATTTCTGTATATGTTGAATGTACCCTTCTATGTTCAAACCGGTTCTAATTGGCAAATGAATTAGTGGaatttttttgaatatttttttttttatacaagaACTGTATACATGTGCAAGGTGTATTTCATCAGacaattagtttttattttttattttttggatgaAGACATTAGTAAAACACATCAgatatgttttattttttgggaaTTTAGATTTGGTTATTAGAGATAGTCGGAACTACTTCATTTTTTGGTCTGGGAATCAGCGTATCATTAAAATCCTTAATGAGAGTCaagtttctggaaattttcgcgCTGCACTGTTAGTGAAATAGAGATGAAGCTGAGAAAGTCAGTTCTAGTTATGTAAGTTTTACTGCAGAAGATACTATCTGGATGAAAGTGTTATTAAAAAGAACATTGGCGAATGTAGTTCAAATAATAACAGCAGTACAAAATTCTTAGCACAATCGGCAAaggaaacagaaaagaaaacaaaagttcAAATGATTACAGTAGTTCAACTCAATATCTCATCACAACAAGAATGCTGCAAGCATTGTTAATGCCATGGACACTGCTTTCATTGTCTGGTGCTTCAGGCCAATTGCAGCAGATGCGTCAACAGGACTGTCATTCGATGACGACCCCGCGGAAGGAGCATCAGAACCTTTAACACTTGTTTTAGCAGCTGGCGCTGGAGCGGGTGCTGGTGAGCCAAAAATTGCCAAAGGAAGGAGCACCTGGTCCACCTGATACACAGCTAGCTGGTTGTCTGTAAATATGGTATTAGCCACTGAGGCAGTGACAACCCCAGTTGTTATGTTCACTTGGGTGCCTGATGTGGTCACATTGAGTGGGAACTGCCCATCATCGCTATTCCCTGCCTGTGTATGCAAAGGGTTGCTGGCGGTTTGGAACTGTGAGGTAGTATAGTAAGAGGGGAGGATATGGAACTGGAGTAGTTGGAGCTTTTGTTGTTCTGAAATGGAGTTTAGCGTGCCTGCTTTGAGGGATGCAAAGGCATTGTCAGTTGGTGCAAAGATAGTGATGCCTTGGTTTGATGTGCTGAGCTGGGTGTTGATTTGGTCGGCCGTCTTTGTGCTTTTGAGAAGCTTGATCAAAGTAGTGAACTGACCGGCCTTTTCAAGAACAGCGGTCACATTGGTGCCTGATGGTGCCGGAGCAACTGCTGGAGATTGAGCAGAAATTATGCgccaatggaagaagaagatcacAACAAAGAATAATGGGAAGAGGTATTGGGGTGCCATTGTTTGTGTTTATGTGTTTGTGGCTTGGTTTTGAATAGTAAGAGAGAGTAAGGTACTAAGGTGGAGGAGTTGAGCAAAAGGTGAAGAGATTGGAGGGTATATATAAGTGCATAGTTAGGTGAAAGGGAGTCATTTTAAGGTGGGAAGACAATGTCATCTAGGATCGAATAGTCTTACTCTTTCTTGGCAAGTTAAAGGAATAGAGAGGTAGGGAGTTTTGCTTGGCAGTGCAGGAAAAATAGGAGGATATGTGAATGAAGTGAGTGGGGTATGAGTCTGAGAATGATGGTTATGATTGCATGTGTATTGCGTATTGTTTAGTGCAAACTTTACAGAAGAAGGCTTGTAATTCAAGTCCTGATAATATAGGCAGTTACAGTAGGACCAATTCCTGCCATACTTTGAATTTATGAGGCCCTCTGATTTAACATgtaaacagaaaagaaaaatatggctAACTACCAAAAGGATTCAAAGTTAACTAAATTTTAGATAACCTCCAtacaaatcaatcaaaatcatatGGATGAGCTTAATATTGTATTTACTAGCTCAAATAACATATGAAACGTTAATGAAATATAAGAGTCTGGAATACAATCTGAAGGATTTGATTCACCTCTCATTAATACAAAAGAAGCATAATATTCATTCTGAACACAAACTGAAACGAACACTATTAACCAATCTATTCCCATATCTGAATTCTGATAGTCCTCCAGAGCAAACAAAAGAAGAGGCGCTTCAGCCAGCAATATATGATTATATTCTGATGTTACACCCTCTTGGTTTGAAGAATATATCCACTAACCATTGATGGGTCCTCTATTAATGTAATTAAGGGTTTTCAAAATGTGATGACCTAAGAGCAGGAGAATTCATTTTCATCCCAATTTTAGTGATCGTATTACTTTGTATAGTTCTAATTCTATACTTGCATGGTTTCAGACTCTACAAGACTTGAACTGATGTGGCCCTTGTGGCCTAACCCATTAAGATGAGCGCTTTATGTTGTTCATTAAGGGGACTTTGAGATCCAACTttcaaacccaaattggttaaTTGGGTGTTTCAAGTAATCCTAAAACTAAGATAGGCCAATCTCTTTTGTTGAACTTGTTGGTTTCCAAAAGTTGGCCCAGACAGATTCTTGTGAAGAAGTAATCCTATTTTGAAAACTATCCCAAATGTTTTCTGCCTAAACCCAGAATTCTTCCACTCAAGGTGCAATGGTCgaatttctcttc
This region includes:
- the LOC133721469 gene encoding fasciclin-like arabinogalactan protein 11; this translates as MAPQYLFPLFFVVIFFFHWRIISAQSPAVAPAPSGTNVTAVLEKAGQFTTLIKLLKSTKTADQINTQLSTSNQGITIFAPTDNAFASLKAGTLNSISEQQKLQLLQFHILPSYYTTSQFQTASNPLHTQAGNSDDGQFPLNVTTSGTQVNITTGVVTASVANTIFTDNQLAVYQVDQVLLPLAIFGSPAPAPAPAAKTSVKGSDAPSAGSSSNDSPVDASAAIGLKHQTMKAVSMALTMLAAFLL